TGTCCACATATTTTCATCAATGCATTATCATGATTCATGAcctgataaaaaaataaatatatgataaaaaaaattaaatgggGTGTTTGGGAACCCATATGTGAATCATATAATAGAAATAAGTCATTCGGACTTAATGTTGGCCAATCATCAACTTAATTATTCCAAATTAATATAGAAtatggttatttaatattcatgaCTTATTTTGATGAAATTAGTTATCCTCGAATTAAAATTTCATGAAACTCCTTAGAGTTGGggtttaaattttaatttattgcTCGAATTAAAATCTCTTGAAACAAGTATGACCTTATAGAATTGGggtttaaattttaatttattgattattgACTAGTTAAAGTCAAACTTCATACTTCatctattaattaattttttttgtcaGGATTGATCAATTAATTTTGATTGAACTTGAACTCGTCAAAAGAAAAATAGTCAAGTTGAGATTGTTCATGAAAAAATTGATAGTGAAGTCCAAACTGAATTAAGTTCAAAAGGTCCTAAATATCTCCAACATTCGTTAAAAAAATTAATGTATATAAGAGGTATCAAATTCGGTACTAAAACCTAGTCGATGACATTAATGATTTGACAATTTCGAATATTTTAATGGGGAAATTTATGTTAATATATggggttattattattaattaatttattgaCAATTAGAttaaattaaagaaaataaagatGACTAACACAGTGTCCTGAAAATTATTTAGGAAAGTTAGGAGTACAATTTTTTATCTTAAGTTTCAGCTTAAAATTCAAGTCAAGTAATATAATGACAAATATAGAGACCCACTTTACTAATTTTGTTCATTAAAGAATTCCTGAAACTGTAACTTTACAAATTTCGATCGCTAAAGACAATATGTATGCTTTGAAGATCGGATACCAATTCCAAAATGCTCGTCTCATTCGTTATTTTGTGTAATAAATTAAAAATGCAGGTATGCATTCATTGTTGAACAGAGCTGGTTTGGAAAGCTGAAAGATATCTACAGTGTGCAAAATATGGAAACAGTTCCTGCAGTGCTGGATTGGACAGCAGGAAGCGACTGTAGATTCTCCACTAATGAAAGTGGTAGCACCTTGTGTGGAGAGAAGGCTTCATGTACAAATCAAAGCTTGTGTTCTTGTAGAGAAGGATACGAAGGAAATCCTTACTTACCAGATGGATGTCAAGGTGAGTTTATAATATTACTTCATCAACTCACACCTGATGTTGGTAAACTCTGAAAATGATTATGATCATAATAACATTTTCAATTACTAGTTGATTTTTCTTCTGCGAGGATGTAATTCACTCTAATAACTTCTGGATGTGCGTCTGATATGATTTTTTAATGTCAGATATTGATGAGTGTACATTCAAACCAGGAAGCCTCACAAAAGAAACAGATGCCAGCATAAATGTAACAATACACCAGGAAACTACACTTGCTCATGCAAAGATGGGTGGCACCTTGTTGACAGTTATAAGTGCGTGAAGATAGAGGTTGTTGATCACAGGATCAAGAAAGTTGCAATTGTAGCAATAATAGGTACTTACGCTCTAATAATTTTCCGGAATTGTTTACAGTGAATATAACCACTAAAATGATAATAATTTCCTGCATAATGAGGAGTCTAATGTATTTATATCCATTTTTGTTCAAAGTAAAATACACAACAAAATTTTTGTGAAACTAACCTcacaaattaaaattaataattttcataattaattttaataattaataatttccaTTAGATTGTACATACTAGAAAAATTAAACAGGGCAGATCTTAGTACTTAACCTCAACAATGATAAAATAGTTGATGAGGTGAGGATAAATGTCCCAATTTCTTACTTCAAATGTTTTCTCATTCGAATTGCATATATGAAAAATTATATGCATTTAATGGTTCTTGTCAAATTGCTGTACTAACACAAAGAAGTTATCTACCATTCTCTGCTAAATTCTTCAATATATTCAACATCTGTGTACTCTTTTAGATATAATCTGACCACTTTCATCTTGATCGAAACTGTAGCCACCTGTGTTGGTCTTGGGGTGTTGTTAGCTGCTACATGGTGGTTGTACAAAGTAATAAGACGAAGAATTAAACATAAACGGGAGGAGTTCTTTAGAAGGAATGGTGGTCTGCTATTGCGTCAACAAGTATCTTCTAGTCAAGGCACCGTGGAGACAATCAAATTGTTCACTACAAAGGAGTTGGAGAAGGCCACAGACCGCTATAATGTAGATCGAATCGTGGGACAAGGAGGACAAGGTACTGTCTATAAAGGAATGTTGACAGGCGGAAGAATAGTAGCAGTAAAAAAATCCAGGATAGAAGATGAAAGCAAACTCAAACATTTTATCAATGAGGTTGTAATTTTATCACAAATAAACCACAGGAATATAGTAAAGCTACATGGATGCTGCTTGCAGACAGAGATCCCTTTGCCGGTTTATGAGTTTATCCCCAATGGAACACTTATGCAGTATATCCACGAGGAGAATGAATTTTTTTCGCTTACATGGAATGTCCGCTTACATGTGGCGACAGAAGTTGCAGGAGCACTCTACTATTTACACTGTGTTGCATCAAATCCAATATATCATCGAGATATTAAGTCAACAAATATACTTCTGGATGATAAGTACAGAGCAAAAGTGGCGGACTTTGGAATTTCAAAATCAATTTCTATTGATCAAACTCACCTGACTACAAGAGTGCAAGGTACAGTTGGATACTTGGATCCCGAATACTTTCAGTCAAGCCAATTTACTgataaaagtgatgtttatagCTTCGGGGTAGTTCTTGTTGAGCTTTTGACAGGACATAAACCAATCTTGGCTGCCAGACTTGATGATGAAGCACGGAGTTTAGCTACACTTTTTTTATCGGCAATGGAAGAAAATCGTTTATTAGATATTATTGATTCAAGGATCAGTAACGAGGGAAAAAAGGAAGAGATGATAGCATTTGCTAACATTGCATATAGATGCTTGAATTTGAACGGAAGGAGAAGGCCAACAATGAAACAAGTTGTAGTGGCGCTAGAGAGTATTAGAAATGCACATGAATCGCCTTGTGCTCAACAAAACTATGAAGAGGTTGAATATGGAAAACATGAACTACATACCCCCTGGGAGTCGGACTTTACTTCATCTTCTGTAAGTTCCACCGTCTATCACAGTCTCAGTGTTGACATACAGCCCCTCATGAAAAACCAGTGATCCCAAGACATCAAATGGAAAATGTTTGAGGCCCTGTTTTCTTTGAATTTATGGAGACTGTAGTTCTTATTGATGTATAAATTGGTTGTGAAGTCTAGGAAAACAGCGAAGACAAGTCTGAAAAGCAGTTTTTCCTTGATATTTGTCTTAATTTTATGTAGTGCAATAATTTGGTAGTTTCAGCAATGTATTGTAATTTTTATGTCCAAGTTGTATAATATATAGAATAAGAGTTATTTTGTACTATATCAAATTAGTTTGTATATAGAAACCTTAAttaaattatagaaaaattagtACAATATAAAGTGTTTGCATTGCGCAGAGATGCCTGAACTTCAGCCATTTAGTAAAACACTATGAAGAGGAATAGAGAATGAACATGTAATCATTTGGTGATTTAAAAGACTTCTTTTAAGTCTTCTCATAATAAAAACATGATCATGATGTGTCTCTCTGTCTAGtgatttagaaattatttgaccAACCCAAAGCTAATACAAGTATCATACGTGCAAATGCCTATCTAAAAGAAGTTGTACAAACACAATAGTACTACATATAGAGATGCAATTTGTTCATAAAATCACGTATTTGCAGAGGATGTAGCAAAATTAGTTTACCTTTTGAAATTGCAAAGATAATTGTGCATTTGACGGAGAACTTTGAAATTAATTGCAACAACTCTTTTAAAACACCAGAGGTGCCGAATATATCAGTACTAGATGAGGCAGCTCTACGTTTTGTCTTTCTTATTCAATAACAAAAGATTGCACGAATACAAGTGATCATGTGGATCAAGAAATTCGTTTAACTATGCGATTTACATTCTCGGACACTAAAAACAGATTCATTGTAATGGGCTGCAACATCCTGCTTTATTAACACATGATATAAATTGCTGGCAAACAGTTGTGTACTGAGCATTCTGCTAAACTCCCAAGCTGATCATGGTTATTAAAAACGCATTCAGTACAAGTTTAAGCCACTAACATGGACTAATGAAGCTTATCTCAACACAAGAAATGATTGGAAAACACCTTGGCGGCCAAACGCAGCACATAAAAACTGAGGTTAAACACTCTTCCGGCTAAGTTGATCATACTTGAAAAGGAAATGAATTAGTCTGGTATATTCTCTTAATTTACCAAATTACGTTATTCTATATCTACCTTGTTACCGAGAAATCTAGGTATCCTAAATtgtttaaaataaaatttaaatgtCACCCTGAGTGAAACACTTTTATCAGTTTTAGTAACTGTAATGCAttgtttttaataatttataattttttgaatttaatttgaagagatatttttaagatattaattttttttatttgaaattttaaaaatgtATGATTTGACAATAATCTTAAATATACACACGCGTATACAAGTtagtgatttttttttaaaaaaatagtgaaatatatcattttattgatatttaGAGATGTGTTTACAAAATATAAGTATGTTTAATTAAAAGCTAAATTTTAGCTTCAACCTATACCGAGTATTTTAGTTTGGGCCTAATCTTGTTTTAGTCCGGATCAATTACATACATTACTTTTAATTAGATTAAGATCAATTATACCCATCAAATCAAATCCCAGTAGTTATGTtcaaatttaatatattttaatttgttTAAACCCTGATCGCTCTTAAAAATTTTATGTTATCCCTGATAAAATTACATATTTTTAAGTTTTAGCTAGTAAAATTATTTATGATTTTCATTTTTCTTTATCCTCGGTTAGTTGAATAAATTTTGGAAGCCCACATTATATAATGATTAATTTATTTCAGCactattattaataaaatatctCTAGTTTCATTTTTGTAAAATAGTATGGATATCGTACAACTTGAAAAAAGCCCGTAATTTATATAAATCCAAACATTGTGCGGACAGACTATCAAACTTGTGTTAGTTAGATTATTAAGGGTGGATTCAGTTACACATTTTTAAGCCTACATTATATCTAAGAGTGAGGTAGactctaattttattttaacccgtACCAACAAATTacttttcaaattttttattttatttgacccgattcattaatatatttttttagcCGGATCAACAGTATTTgctattttattttaacccgaaACAACAAATCCCaataaatttattaagttacttttatttttatataagATCGGATCAATGGTATGATTTTGTTTAGCGCGAGTGAATAGCATATTTTATCTCATTTAAACCCGAGAACATTACAAGttatgattctatttttttatttttatcgTAGTTAACCCGCAGCCGCTATTATTCGGGTTCGCACCGATAAACCCTACATGCATGGGCTCAAGCAATACCATACAAAACACGTGAACCAACAATACTTTAACTTTCggtctttaatataataatatatatatatattttacatgATAGTATAGTAATTacttttaaataataaaattttataaaaaataaattttaaatgtGACTATATTTTATGTTATTGATAATTAAGTTATTTCTCTCTAGTTAAGTAATTATTATGACCGTTGATAAACAAAAAAGATGATTTGAATTTTGGAGATTTAAAATACAGGAATTAATTTAGATTTTGTTTCAGGGAAAATGTTTACGGGGTTGTTAGGAGTAAGTATCAAAGGGTGTTGATGAGATTGGGTTTGGAACGGGCCCATTGGCCGGTTGAATAAGAATAATagatttttaatattaattagtttaataaaattaataaataaaagaTAATTAAGTGATTTCAGAAAATACTAGAAAATAGATTAAATAAAATGGAGTTACTTGAATTTACATATATCAATAAAATCTCATATTTTCAGTTATTTTGGTTCTCCAGGTCCAGGGAAATAATTTCTGAATGCACCTCCCTGAATGTGAGGTTTAAGTGTGAAACAACTTGGAGAAAGGAGCAGGGCCTACGATAATATAGAGGAGGGGCCTTACTGAACTATTTGTATCTTAACTTAATGAACTGTTTGCAATATGCAAACACTGTCTACATTTCTCTTTTTTCCACAACTCTGGGACAAGTCCAGAGTGAGCTTACTCATGTTGGTTTTTGTAAGAAGACAAAACATGAGAAAAAATAAGAAAAGACTAATGGGAGAGATGACAGGGACAGAGTGTGAAAGATGGAAGGCACATGGATCACAAAAACCAAAATATATGAAACAGCTGGAAAAACATTTATTTAATTGGCTATTTGGCTGACAACTGGCagtagaaataaaataaaataataaatatttaaaggATCAAAATAATATTTACTATTTATCCAGACAAAAAATATATAGAACCAATACACCGTAAAACAGAAtgaaaatcaaaataaaattcgaccagataaaataaataatttatattattcATCTGAGTTCAAcgaaatatatatttattctgtattaaacaaaattaaaatcaaactaaatataattagttggatttaAGCAGTAAACCAagataaaaaaaaaactaaatattATCGTATACCATTGAATCCGGATAAAAACTTATcgtttaaattaaaaataataatatttcgTAAATACACATAGAAATAACCATAATACTATATATTACAAGTactaatattaatttttcgaATTTAAATACCTCTAAATAAAAGAATAAATTATATACTTATTACAGAATATGCATAATTAAGAGGGATATTTTCCAAATTTTCAGTAGTTATTGTCCATGTACTACAATATGGACAGTTATATCTTTTTACAAATATATGtgtaaatatataattattatcaaatcataacatttaataatttttgaataaataaattcCAGATCTTAAAAAATGCAATTGatcaatttatatttaaaaaattatatttttaaaaaattcagtGTTCTGAGCTAACTAGTATGATACAACACATTCACATTTAGTTACTCTTGTAACTTACGGATGTATGTGTGATCATAAAATATTTTGTGATTTGTTATTAGATATTGATAAGTGTATATTatgttaaaaataattataaactaaattttgattattattttaataatataaaatattctTGAAAAAACCTAAAATTGACCTTTGAGGTTCATGACTTTTAAATTTATGATCTTTTGAGTTCATTACTTTTGAATTTTCATCTACCTAGGGGTTGCATATTAAATAATAATCTAGTAGATTATATGGAGGCATATAAATAGGGCACTCTTTCAAGTTTTGTAATTATTAAGTTTTATATAATCATTTTGAGTAAATACAAGTATgagtttatatttttttttttgtGTAAGTTAGTTGTGTAGATCATGATTGAGAACAAGTTTTTTCTCTTTAATCTCCAGCTCTTTTGGGGTGGCTTCTACATGATTGTTGTACAAAGTGAAGAAACAGAGAAAAATACTTGTTCTGAATATATACTTCGTAACAAGTCAATTTATAGATAAATAAAGCTATGTTTATAACTTTGGGGTCGTTCTTGTTGGGTTTTTGACAGGACAGAAACCAATCTTGCCAGCTAGACTTGACGATGAAGCACGAAGTTTAGCAACACTTTTTTTATTGGCAATGGATGAAAATCGTGTGTTAGATATTTTTGATTCACAGGTTACTAAAGAGAGCAGGATGGTAGAGTTGATGGCATTTGCCAACATTGCATATAGATGCTTGAACTTCAATGCCAGGAATAGACCAACAATGAAAGAAGTTGTAGCAGACTTGGAGAGTATTAGAAATACAAATGGATCACCATTTTCTCAACAGCATTATGAAGAGGTTGAATATGGAAAACACGAACTAAATGAAACCTGGGAGTCAGACATTACTTCAACTTCTGTGAGTTCCACTGTATATCACAGTATCAATGTAGATATACAGCCCCTCATGACAAACTAGCGATGCCCAGACGCTAAAGGGAAAGTGTTCGTAGCCACTTAATGTTTTCTTCGAAATTTTAAAGACCATAAATCAAGTGTTCATGTAAGAATTAGTTATTAAATTTTTTGTAGCCAGTGTGATGTATATCACAGTCTCAATTGTATCTTCTAGCCAGGGCACCGTGGAGACAACCAAATTGTTTACTACAAAGGAATTGGAGAAGGCCACCGACCGCTATAGTGTAGATCGAATCATGGGAGAAGGAGGATAAGGTACCGTCTATAAAGGAATGTTGACCGATGGAAGAACAGTAGCAGTAAAAAAATCCAAGATAGAAGATGAAAGCAAACTCAAACATTTTATCAATGAGGTTGTAATTTTATCACAAATAAATCACATAAATGTAAACTCAAACATTTTATCAATGAGGTTGTAATTTTATCACAAATAAACCACAGAAATGTGGTAAATCTACATGGATGCTGTTTGCAAACAGGTCTCTTTACTGGTTTATGATACTACAAGAAAAACAGTGTCAGACAACACTTCGTAAAAAAACCGTTGCGAAAAAGAAACAGACAATACTTTTTTTTGTCCTCGAATAACCATTGTCTCATCCAACAATCGTACAACGGTTTTTAGAACCGTTGTATGAAAAGTAAAAAATATTGGATTTCAGACAACAGTTTCTAATAAGCATTGTCTCTGTCAGATTCATCCCACGGAAAAAAACCGTTATTAAATATCATACAACTGTTTTTGAAATCTATTGTCTTTCTCTGTATCAAACAACAGACAGAATAACCGTTGTTAAAATGTACACAACGGATTTAAAAAAATGTTTTGGATATAGATTTCACACAATAGTCGTTTATCACTGTTGTCTATGACTGCACAACAGTTTTCGTGTTCCATTGTTATATATTACTTCAAACGACGGTTTATACAAATGTCTCTAGGTGTTGTCCCGATGTTTTTCAGACAACTGTTTTAGACTTAAAACGGTTGTCTATACCAACCAAGTACCAGAAATATTGATGCCCCTGCATCACCAAAGTACTCAAGTACTGTAAAACAAACTTCCCAATCATCAATGACAGCACACATCACAACAATTCACTAAGAGCAAACATCATCAAACCAAAAATCTTTAAATTATACATGAAAATGTCAAACATATAAAAAAATCACATCAATCTAGTTGTATTCGTTCATCTACATCCCGGATGTAACTAACATCATCCTCAAAATCATCATCTGGTAAGTTTGGCATAAAAAACTCAGCCTCAAGCTCTACTTCCACGAATCCCTCATCTTCATCTTCTCTATCATCGTGGTGTTTTCTCTCAGGAAATTTCAATACCGCGGACCAGTGTTTTTCAAGGGGATCATCGACATAACAAAACTGCTTAACATGTGTTGCTAACACAAATGGATCATTCAGAAAACCAGGCCTGTTTAAATTAACTAATGTATATCCTAATTCATCGACCTTTATCCCTCTTTTCATATCTACCCACTTGCAAAGAAAAAGAGGGATCGTAAAGGTGTTATAGTCCAACTCCCATATAGTATTTATAACTCCGTAGTATGTATGTAATGTATGCTCAACATTTTTGTCCGTACCCTTCACAACCATGGTATCAGCCTCAACACACACTCCACTACACTAAACTTGACGTGAATCATCACGAGACTTGGTACTAAATGTAACCCCATGTACCTTGTAGCCACTAAACGTAGGCACATCGCTATTAGGTCCGTCAGCGATCCATCTTATCTCATGCGGTACCTCCTTTCCTTCTAGTAAATCTAACGCAATCTGTGAAAAAAAAACATCAGTCATGGATCTTAATGCATTAGCATCTAGTAAAATAGCAGTCTTACTAAGGGTGGAATTGTGTAACTGAAAAAGGTAAATGGCTGAATATAAACCAAATAGTAAGCAAACATAAAACCTTTTCTTTAAACCATTTTGTGAAAGTTTCATTTTGCTTGTTCTTTAGCCACATTTCATCATTTCCATGATCTGGAAAGTGGTCCATCAAAAATGACATGTGTTCGCTACAATTAAAACAATGACAAAGAATTAGGATATATGTGTGGTTAAAATTTAACTTTATACAATGTTTATTAAAAATAACTTACTCAAAATATGGCACAACATCTGTGTTATTTTGTAGGACACACAAATGCGCAAGGTGCAAATCTTTGGTGCTCGGGGTGATCATTGTTGCACCAGATAGTGGTCTACATATTGCATTCTTGTACACCTGCCATTTTCTGGAACTCCGACAGTAGCTTCCTCAAAGTTAACCAAACACTCAACTGCATTCTCCGCAATATATGCCTCAGCAATACAACCCTCTGCGCGAGCCCTGTTCCTTACATATCCTTTAAATGTTTTCATGTATCTTTCGAACGGATACATCCACCTAAGGAAAATTGGCTCGCATAGCTCAACCTCTCACACAAGATGAATCGAAAGGTGAATCATTATGTCAAACAAGGAAGCGGGGAAAAACTTTTCAAGTTAGCATAAAGTTACAACCAATTGAGACTGCATTTTCTGCAATTTATTGACTTCAATGACTTTACTACAAATAGCCTTTAAAAAGAGACAAAACCTAATGACAGTGTTCCTGACCTTTTTATGTAGTGACGATCGAATTGCAATTGGGAGTAAGTGATGTAAAATCATAAGGCAGTCATGAGATTTCATCCTAGTGAGTCGGAGAGTTTCCATTGATACTAGACTCCTAATATTAGAACAAAATCCATCAGGCAATTTCATTCCCAGAAATGATGAGCACACAGTTTTTTTTCAGAATGGGTCAAATTCTAAGATGCCAACGGTAATTTCTCCTTCTTCCCGGCCATTTCCGGTCTCAAATTCAATCTTATTCCCATTGCAGCCATGTCAAGGCGAACAGATTCCTTGTCTTTTGTCTTCTTTGGTATATTTAGCAATGTACCAAGTAGAGcttcacatatatttttctcaATGTGCATGACATCGAGAATATGCCTAACCGACAATAACTTCCAATACTCGAGTTGAAAGAATATGGACAACTTCTTCCAAACTGGTCGAGGATCATCTTTCTTTCGTCCAGGTTTTCATTGTGTCTTACCATAGACATGGTCTTGCAAATGTTGTACCCTTTCGAACACTTCCTCCCTTGTTAAAGGAACAGGTGCAGAACATTTCTCAACAGTGTTATCAAAAGCCGATTTTTGTTTTCGATATGGGTGGTCACGTGGTAGCCACCTTCGATGCTGCATAACCACTGTCTTTCGGTAATTAGAAAGCCTAGTAGCTTTTGTTTGATTAACACATACCACACAACCGTTATAGCCTTTGATAATGTTGCCCGACAAGCTACAAAAGGCGGGATAGTCGCTGATTGTCCACAATAATATGCCCCTCAGGTTGTAGGACTCCTTTTTATATGCATCATACACTTGCTTTCCATGCCATAATTTTTGCAGATCTTCTATCAGTGGTTGAAGAAACACATTAATGTCATTTCCAGGCTGAGTCGGTCCGGATATCAATAAAGACAATATTATATACTTCCTTTTCATACAAAGCTATGGTGGGAGATTATAAATTGATAGCAGAACAGGCCAACAAGAGTGATCAGTGCCTTTTCCATGGAAAGGATTAAACCCATCTGATGACAAAGCCAGCCATAGGTTTCTGTGTTCAGAAACAAATTCAGGCCACTTCTCGTTGACTTCCTTCCATGTTTTTGAGTCTACAGGATGACGTATTTTATCATCCTTCACTCTCTCTGTGTGGTGCTAGGTCAGGTATTTTGCCGTTTGAGGCGAATTGAATAAATTTCTCAATCGAGGTAATAGCGGAAAATACCAAAGAACCTTGGTTGGAATGCCTTCAATGTCGTCTCCCTTTTTGTTCTTCTTCCATCTCGAGGCCTGACAAATGCGGCAGCTAGTCTCATCTTCATCCATCTCACCGCGATATAAAAGACAGTCATTCGGACAAACATGTATTTTTCGTATTCCATTCCTAAAGAATACAATGTTTTCTTAGCTTCACCGAAAGAAGAAGGAAGACAGTTACCTTCCGGAAGCATTGTCCCAAGTAGAAGTAGGAGTTCAGAGAAACAGGAATCGGACATTTCAAATTTTTCTTTGATGTTATATAACTTCACTAAAGCCGTCATTTTAGTAAACCCTTCACATCCAGGATATAGCGGTTCATTTTCAAGATTCAACTGGTTGAAC
This genomic interval from Apium graveolens cultivar Ventura chromosome 8, ASM990537v1, whole genome shotgun sequence contains the following:
- the LOC141681031 gene encoding wall-associated receptor kinase-like 17, which codes for MSRKPHKRNRCQHKCNNTPGNYTCSCKDGWHLVDSYKCVKIEVVDHRIKKVAIVAIIATCVGLGVLLAATWWLYKVIRRRIKHKREEFFRRNGGLLLRQQVSSSQGTVETIKLFTTKELEKATDRYNVDRIVGQGGQGTVYKGMLTGGRIVAVKKSRIEDESKLKHFINEVVILSQINHRNIVKLHGCCLQTEIPLPVYEFIPNGTLMQYIHEENEFFSLTWNVRLHVATEVAGALYYLHCVASNPIYHRDIKSTNILLDDKYRAKVADFGISKSISIDQTHLTTRVQGTVGYLDPEYFQSSQFTDKSDVYSFGVVLVELLTGHKPILAARLDDEARSLATLFLSAMEENRLLDIIDSRISNEGKKEEMIAFANIAYRCLNLNGRRRPTMKQVVVALESIRNAHESPCAQQNYEEVEYGKHELHTPWESDFTSSSVSSTVYHSLSVDIQPLMKNQ
- the LOC141679181 gene encoding uncharacterized protein LOC141679181, coding for MDRSWLRADWRTQEFRIGVNELLKFAVENECNAKKLSWPCIKYAHSKSWKAQTVKDHLFQNGIDETYMCWIWHGEHETEQSPIVSEHIDSSQSVEQIPMQTDGDDDVFLDSSEMFNQLNLENEPLYPGCEGFTKMTALVKLYNIKEKFEMSDSCFSELLLLLGTMLPEGNCLPSSFGEAKKTLYSLGMEYEKYMFVRMTVFYIAVRWMKMRLAAAFVRPRDGRRTKRETTLKAFQPSLSGNIIKGYNGCVVCVNQTKATRLSNYRKTVVMQHRRWLPRDHPYRKQKSAFDNTVEKCSAPVPLTREEVFERKDDPRPVWKKLSIFFQLEYWKLLSVRHILDVMHIEKNICEALLGTLLNIPKKTKDKESVRLDMAAMGIRLNLRPEMAGKKEKLPLAS